In Candidatus Sulfurimonas marisnigri, a single genomic region encodes these proteins:
- a CDS encoding phosphomannomutase/phosphoglucomutase, protein MSIYREYDIRGIYEKELNEQSVTRIGYALASKIDGDYVAVGYDARSHSPILFEYLVAGLNAGGKKVLGMGLVPTPVNYFTNYQEWNGITPSASVMITGSHNPSEYNGFKITVDKAPFFGEDIYALGRECDAMEFPHVVSRDVTEIDAVTRYVDFLVNEFAHLKGMDTKIVYDCGNGVAGVVTEDIFSRLELKTKGLYIEPDGTFPNHHPDPSDEHNLQDVKKLLAEEGDIAFAYDGDADRIAVLTHKNNIKGDMMALLYSMKMEKPTVIGEVKCSQVMYDELERRGATAIMYKTGHSNLKVKMRETNADLACEVSGHIFFKNRYFGYDDAIYATLRMLELIHDGIDLDVELAKLPQVFSTEEIKVETTEKEKFKIIDRVKELLKNPAEDFPKIKNIIDIDGVRINFKNGWGLVRASNTTPVLVTRFESTSKEEAKLYEKAINNLILKAKESL, encoded by the coding sequence ATGAGCATTTATAGAGAATATGACATCAGAGGTATCTACGAAAAAGAGTTAAATGAGCAGAGTGTTACCCGCATTGGTTACGCGTTGGCTTCAAAAATCGATGGCGATTATGTAGCTGTCGGCTATGATGCCAGAAGCCACTCCCCTATCCTATTTGAGTATCTTGTTGCCGGTCTTAATGCGGGTGGTAAAAAAGTATTAGGGATGGGTCTTGTTCCTACTCCTGTAAACTATTTTACAAACTATCAAGAATGGAACGGTATTACACCATCAGCTTCTGTTATGATTACAGGTTCTCATAATCCAAGTGAATACAACGGTTTTAAAATCACTGTAGACAAAGCACCCTTTTTTGGTGAAGACATTTATGCTCTTGGACGTGAGTGTGATGCAATGGAGTTCCCACATGTAGTTTCACGCGATGTAACTGAGATAGATGCAGTGACTAGATACGTTGACTTTTTGGTAAACGAATTTGCTCACCTAAAAGGTATGGATACAAAAATTGTTTATGACTGCGGAAATGGTGTTGCAGGAGTTGTTACTGAAGATATTTTCTCTAGGTTAGAGCTTAAAACCAAAGGTTTATATATTGAGCCTGATGGGACTTTTCCAAATCACCACCCTGACCCCTCTGATGAACATAACCTACAAGATGTTAAAAAACTACTTGCTGAGGAAGGTGATATAGCTTTTGCTTATGATGGCGATGCTGACAGAATCGCAGTCTTAACCCATAAGAACAATATAAAGGGCGATATGATGGCTCTTTTATATTCGATGAAGATGGAGAAGCCAACAGTAATTGGCGAAGTAAAATGTTCACAAGTTATGTATGATGAACTAGAGCGTCGCGGTGCTACAGCCATTATGTACAAAACTGGGCACTCAAACCTAAAAGTAAAGATGCGAGAGACAAATGCGGACTTGGCATGTGAAGTTAGCGGACATATCTTTTTCAAAAACCGCTACTTTGGTTATGATGACGCAATTTACGCAACTCTCAGAATGCTAGAGCTAATTCACGATGGTATAGACTTGGACGTGGAACTTGCAAAACTCCCACAGGTTTTCTCAACCGAGGAGATAAAAGTAGAGACAACTGAAAAAGAGAAGTTTAAAATTATAGATAGAGTAAAAGAGTTACTGAAAAACCCAGCAGAAGATTTTCCAAAAATCAAAAATATTATTGATATAGACGGTGTTCGCATAAACTTTAAAAACGGATGGGGATTGGTTCGAGCTAGCAACACTACACCTGTTTTAGTAACACGTTTTGAATCAACTTCTAAAGAAGAAGCGAAACTTTATGAAAAAGCTATAAATAATTTAATTCTAAAAGCGAAAGAATCTTTATGA
- the pyrC gene encoding dihydroorotase: MKTHTILMPLDMHLHLRDGVMLENVAPLTAYSFSGGIIMPNLVPPVNTLEDVKAYRARIMAAVPNDFFEPYMTLFYRNYDKAFLQSVADEITAIKLYPAGITTNSEGGVSSFDIEEMRETLEAMSDLEIPLCVHGETDGFVMDREAEFMSIYELLAKNFPKLKIIMEHITTKDAVEMLDKYENLYATITVHHLLLTLDDVIGGMMMPHLFCKPIAKRPEDLDALLSVALSAHPKVMFGSDSAPHPQHKKESCGCAAGVFTAPIALQLLCEIFEQYDKLDNLQDFVSDNAQRIYGICPEFKEITLEKRPFVVPEHYSSVVPMYAGEAINWAIASVD; encoded by the coding sequence ATGAAAACCCATACTATTTTAATGCCACTTGATATGCATCTCCATCTTCGTGATGGGGTAATGCTTGAAAATGTTGCTCCACTTACCGCATACAGTTTCAGCGGTGGTATCATTATGCCAAATCTAGTTCCGCCTGTAAACACTCTAGAAGATGTAAAGGCTTATAGAGCACGTATTATGGCCGCAGTTCCAAACGACTTTTTTGAGCCATATATGACTCTCTTTTACAGAAACTATGACAAAGCGTTTCTTCAAAGTGTTGCTGATGAAATCACTGCTATAAAACTCTACCCTGCTGGAATTACTACCAACTCTGAAGGCGGTGTATCGTCTTTTGACATTGAAGAGATGCGTGAGACCCTAGAGGCTATGAGTGATTTAGAGATTCCTCTTTGTGTTCACGGTGAGACTGATGGTTTTGTTATGGACAGAGAAGCTGAGTTTATGAGTATTTATGAGCTTTTAGCTAAAAACTTTCCAAAATTAAAAATTATTATGGAGCATATAACAACAAAAGATGCTGTTGAGATGCTAGACAAATATGAAAACCTTTATGCAACAATAACAGTTCATCACCTCCTATTAACTCTTGATGATGTTATTGGCGGGATGATGATGCCACATCTTTTTTGCAAACCAATAGCAAAAAGACCCGAAGATTTGGACGCACTTTTGAGTGTTGCGCTTAGTGCTCACCCTAAAGTTATGTTTGGCTCAGACTCAGCACCTCATCCTCAACATAAAAAAGAGTCGTGCGGATGTGCAGCTGGCGTTTTTACAGCACCAATCGCACTTCAGCTTCTATGTGAAATTTTTGAGCAGTATGACAAACTAGATAACCTTCAAGATTTTGTAAGTGATAATGCACAAAGAATATATGGAATCTGTCCTGAATTTAAAGAGATTACTTTAGAAAAACGCCCATTTGTTGTTCCTGAACACTATTCTTCTGTTGTACCAATGTATGCGGGAGAAGCTATTAACTGGGCAATTGCGAGTGTCGACTAA
- the pepN gene encoding aminopeptidase N, which produces MSNVQTTYLKDYKAPEFGIKNCDLVFELFEDYTQVTNMMSIVKVDKNSKNIVLNSVDLELTELYLNDLKLKDTRYIIDKETLTVLDVPDDFKLIIINKIYPHLNSELDGLYKSGDIFCTQNEPEGFRRITPYLDRPDVMAVFKTTLVANREKYPILLSNGNTASSFKLDDGRHGITWDDPHPKPAYLFALVAGDLGVVKDTFKTASAKIVRLNIYTDKGNESKCKHAMKSLKEAMLWDEEKYGREYDLTLYNIVAVDSFNMGAMENKGLNIFNSAYVLADEDTATDANFMGIQSVIAHEYFHNWTGNRITCRDWFQLTLKEGLTVFRDQCFSADLNSKEVQRIEDVKALRERQFVEDASPTAHPIQPNSYMAINNFYTATVYEKGAEIIRMIHTLLGEENYRKATDLYFESFDGQAVRTDDFLWAMSKASGVDLKAFETWYHQSGTPKLHVEERYENGEYKLTLTQKVPNAVDGSEQKPYYYPLKIALLSDNGKEILAETLIVSKDKEEFVYKLKSKPVLSINRDFSAPVIVEQKENNYPFLMKFDKNSFVKYESTQSFGVLTIESIMEGKVVDEEYIKSFESLLNTDIDLSYKALLLELPTVSTLMQRQTEVDFELIYEAKEKLELHIATKFQDKLLDIYKKYHKPTCKDIDAKSIGERSIKNRCLKLLSALKNDEVIELANNQYNESITMTDRAVALDILENISPAFAEIAQADFYKKYKDDTLVMNKYFSILAASHREGTLDRVMALQNDNAYNELVPNLVRSLIGVFARNYKHFHAKDGYGYKFVVDKIIDIDKINPQMASGLAGAFKIYEKMNIENKKAMKTELDRVVSTQSISKNVYEIVSKIIKI; this is translated from the coding sequence ATGAGTAATGTTCAAACTACATATCTAAAAGATTATAAAGCACCGGAATTTGGCATAAAAAACTGTGATTTGGTTTTTGAATTATTTGAAGATTATACCCAAGTCACTAATATGATGAGCATAGTAAAAGTAGATAAAAACTCTAAAAATATAGTATTAAACAGTGTAGACTTGGAGTTGACAGAACTCTACCTTAATGACTTGAAACTAAAAGATACCAGATATATTATTGATAAAGAGACTCTTACTGTATTAGATGTGCCTGATGATTTTAAACTTATAATAATCAACAAAATATACCCACACCTAAACAGTGAATTAGACGGCCTTTATAAATCAGGAGATATCTTTTGTACTCAAAATGAGCCAGAGGGCTTTAGAAGAATAACTCCTTATTTGGACCGTCCGGATGTGATGGCGGTTTTTAAAACAACTCTTGTTGCTAATAGAGAAAAATACCCAATTTTACTAAGTAATGGAAACACTGCCTCAAGCTTCAAACTGGACGATGGAAGACATGGGATTACATGGGATGATCCACATCCTAAACCGGCATACCTTTTTGCCCTTGTAGCAGGAGATTTGGGCGTTGTTAAAGATACATTTAAGACAGCAAGTGCAAAAATAGTTAGACTGAATATATATACAGACAAAGGGAATGAGTCTAAATGTAAGCACGCCATGAAGTCGCTTAAAGAGGCGATGCTTTGGGATGAGGAAAAATATGGACGTGAGTATGATTTAACTCTTTACAACATAGTTGCCGTAGATAGTTTTAATATGGGTGCTATGGAGAACAAAGGACTAAACATTTTTAACTCAGCTTATGTCTTAGCAGATGAAGATACTGCAACCGATGCTAACTTTATGGGGATTCAGAGCGTTATCGCACATGAGTATTTTCATAACTGGACAGGAAACAGGATTACATGTAGAGATTGGTTCCAACTTACTCTTAAAGAGGGTTTGACTGTTTTTAGAGACCAATGTTTCTCAGCTGATTTAAACTCTAAAGAGGTTCAGCGTATAGAAGATGTAAAAGCTCTTAGAGAAAGACAGTTTGTTGAAGATGCCTCACCGACTGCTCACCCAATTCAGCCAAACTCTTATATGGCTATAAATAATTTTTACACAGCAACTGTTTACGAGAAGGGTGCTGAGATAATTCGTATGATTCATACTCTTTTGGGCGAAGAGAATTACCGCAAGGCTACAGACCTTTATTTTGAGAGCTTCGATGGTCAAGCTGTAAGAACTGACGACTTTTTATGGGCAATGAGTAAGGCAAGCGGAGTTGATTTAAAAGCTTTTGAGACTTGGTATCATCAATCAGGTACGCCTAAGCTACATGTAGAAGAAAGATATGAGAATGGTGAATATAAACTTACATTAACTCAAAAAGTTCCAAATGCTGTTGATGGTAGTGAACAAAAGCCCTACTATTATCCTCTTAAAATAGCTCTTTTATCTGATAATGGAAAGGAAATTCTGGCTGAGACGCTGATAGTTTCAAAAGATAAAGAGGAGTTTGTCTATAAGCTTAAATCAAAGCCTGTTTTGTCTATAAATAGAGACTTTTCTGCACCTGTTATAGTTGAACAAAAAGAGAATAATTATCCATTCCTTATGAAGTTTGATAAAAATAGTTTTGTTAAGTATGAATCAACTCAATCTTTTGGAGTTTTAACTATAGAATCTATAATGGAGGGTAAAGTTGTAGACGAAGAGTATATTAAATCATTCGAGTCTCTTTTAAATACTGATATAGACCTATCATATAAAGCTCTGCTTTTAGAGCTCCCAACTGTTTCCACCCTTATGCAGAGGCAAACTGAAGTTGATTTTGAACTTATATATGAAGCCAAAGAGAAATTGGAACTTCATATAGCAACAAAATTCCAAGACAAACTTTTAGATATATACAAAAAATATCATAAACCTACATGTAAAGATATAGATGCAAAAAGTATTGGCGAGAGAAGTATAAAAAATCGTTGTTTAAAACTTCTGTCTGCACTTAAAAACGATGAGGTCATAGAGTTGGCTAACAATCAATATAATGAATCAATAACTATGACAGATAGAGCAGTCGCTCTAGATATTTTAGAAAACATTTCACCAGCTTTTGCTGAGATTGCACAGGCTGATTTCTACAAAAAATATAAAGATGACACTCTAGTTATGAACAAATACTTCTCAATTCTAGCAGCTTCGCACAGAGAAGGAACACTAGATCGTGTTATGGCTCTTCAAAATGATAATGCTTATAATGAACTTGTGCCAAACCTGGTTCGTTCTTTAATAGGAGTATTTGCTAGAAACTATAAACACTTTCATGCAAAAGACGGTTATGGGTATAAATTTGTAGTAGATAAGATAATTGATATAGATAAAATAAACCCGCAAATGGCTTCAGGACTTGCAGGAGCGTTTAAAATATATGAAAAAATGAATATTGAAAATAAAAAAGCAATGAAAACTGAGCTTGACCGTGTAGTTTCTACACAGTCAATCTCAAAAAACGTTTATGAAATAGTGAGCAAGATAATAAAAATTTAA
- a CDS encoding peptide deformylase — MVKDIVTYPTPPSVNFGTDVRLFNEDLFSLIDDLKDTITENKIDGLAAYQIGYYFNVIVVKKDGDFLELINPRVLRTEGKTVVTESTAYFPGLTAQVQRYEAISLVYQDREGKQHSLKADGEFGILLQRKIDYTFGSTFLMKLSKEEKELFESKLEQGSNISIPESCPTVFKRDKILKVASILTLLIALLLLASLFVSNEESLSSIWNFQKYISYATIGVIVTYFFYAQYEGKIFTSCSSCQIGNIIGTALVSLTKLSAIMLISYFVV, encoded by the coding sequence ATGGTAAAAGATATTGTTACATATCCTACTCCCCCAAGTGTAAATTTTGGTACAGATGTTAGACTCTTCAACGAAGATTTATTTTCTTTAATAGATGATTTAAAAGATACTATTACAGAGAATAAAATAGATGGACTTGCAGCATATCAGATAGGATATTATTTTAATGTTATCGTTGTAAAAAAAGATGGAGATTTTTTAGAGTTAATTAACCCTAGAGTATTAAGAACAGAAGGTAAAACTGTTGTTACAGAGAGTACAGCTTACTTTCCTGGATTAACAGCCCAAGTACAAAGATATGAAGCTATTAGCTTGGTTTATCAAGATAGAGAGGGTAAACAACACTCATTAAAAGCAGATGGAGAGTTTGGTATTTTACTTCAGAGAAAAATAGACTATACCTTCGGTTCAACTTTTTTAATGAAGCTATCAAAAGAAGAGAAAGAACTTTTTGAATCTAAGTTAGAACAGGGCTCTAACATCTCTATACCTGAAAGCTGTCCTACAGTGTTTAAAAGAGATAAAATACTAAAAGTAGCGAGTATATTAACACTTTTAATAGCTTTATTATTGTTAGCTTCTTTATTTGTAAGTAATGAAGAGTCGCTCTCTTCAATATGGAATTTTCAAAAATACATTTCTTATGCAACCATTGGGGTTATCGTAACTTACTTCTTTTATGCTCAGTATGAAGGAAAGATATTTACATCTTGCAGTAGTTGTCAGATAGGTAATATAATCGGAACAGCTTTGGTGTCTTTAACAAAGTTGTCTGCTATTATGCTTATTTCGTATTTTGTTGTGTAG
- a CDS encoding acetyl-CoA carboxylase biotin carboxylase subunit, whose amino-acid sequence MKKILKVLIANRGEIALRIIRACKELEIKSVAIFSEVDIEGIWVRKADECYPMMGDPLDAYLDYERIISLAIKADCDAIHPGYGFLSENADFAQACEDKSIIFIGPKPEHIALFGDKMASKAAMKAIGVPVLEGTESPVVDKKEGVKIAEQIGFPVIIKAAFGGGGRGMRIVNSAEEFDEMFDSATNESIKYFGKKDVFIEKYIQGPRHIEVQIIADKYGNVLHLGDRDCSIQRRHQKVVEIAPSPRLNDSVRRELYRISKKAIFKLGYESVGTVEFLLDDKDNIYFMEMNTRVQVEHPVTEIISGIDIIQKMIKIADGEKLRFLQEEINFRGYAIEFRINAENPQLNFMPSAGKITNYITPGGPGVRIDSSAYTGYTIPSNYDSMVGKLIVWSLDWEGAVRKAKRALDEFHVEGIPTNIPLHREIVRDADFIAGNLTTSYLENKLELFHMNAADSLAQENEKIASITSLIEKIKGIKTR is encoded by the coding sequence ATGAAAAAAATATTAAAAGTGTTAATTGCAAACAGAGGTGAGATAGCTCTTAGAATTATTAGAGCCTGTAAAGAGCTCGAGATTAAAAGTGTTGCTATATTTTCTGAAGTAGATATTGAGGGGATTTGGGTTAGAAAAGCTGATGAGTGCTACCCAATGATGGGAGATCCTCTTGATGCTTATCTTGATTATGAGAGAATTATATCTTTGGCAATTAAAGCCGACTGCGATGCAATCCATCCAGGATATGGATTTTTATCTGAGAATGCTGATTTTGCACAAGCTTGTGAAGACAAAAGTATAATTTTTATTGGTCCAAAACCTGAACATATTGCGCTCTTTGGAGACAAGATGGCTTCTAAAGCCGCTATGAAAGCGATTGGCGTCCCTGTTTTAGAGGGGACAGAGAGTCCGGTTGTAGATAAAAAAGAGGGTGTAAAGATTGCTGAGCAGATTGGTTTTCCTGTTATCATCAAAGCTGCATTTGGCGGAGGCGGCAGAGGGATGAGAATTGTAAACAGTGCAGAAGAGTTTGATGAGATGTTTGACTCCGCTACAAATGAGTCAATAAAATATTTTGGAAAAAAAGATGTTTTCATTGAAAAATACATACAGGGTCCTAGACATATAGAAGTACAAATTATCGCCGACAAGTATGGAAATGTACTCCATTTAGGTGATAGAGATTGCTCAATTCAAAGACGCCATCAAAAGGTAGTCGAGATTGCACCTTCACCTAGATTAAATGATTCTGTACGAAGAGAGCTTTACAGAATTTCAAAAAAAGCAATATTTAAACTCGGGTATGAGAGTGTAGGAACTGTTGAATTTTTATTAGACGACAAAGATAATATCTATTTTATGGAGATGAACACAAGAGTTCAGGTCGAGCACCCTGTAACTGAAATAATATCAGGGATTGATATAATACAAAAGATGATAAAGATTGCAGATGGAGAGAAACTAAGGTTTTTACAAGAAGAGATAAACTTCAGAGGATATGCAATAGAGTTTAGAATAAATGCTGAAAATCCACAACTCAATTTTATGCCCTCAGCCGGAAAAATCACAAACTACATAACCCCGGGTGGACCAGGTGTGAGGATTGATTCCAGTGCATACACTGGGTATACAATTCCATCAAATTACGATTCTATGGTTGGTAAGCTTATTGTATGGTCTCTTGACTGGGAAGGTGCTGTTAGAAAAGCAAAAAGGGCTTTAGATGAATTTCATGTAGAGGGTATCCCTACAAATATACCTCTTCACAGAGAGATAGTAAGGGATGCAGATTTTATTGCTGGTAATTTAACTACCAGTTACCTTGAAAATAAGCTGGAACTTTTTCACATGAATGCTGCCGACTCACTAGCTCAAGAGAATGAAAAAATTGCATCCATAACCTCTCTTATAGAGAAGATAAAAGGTATCAAGACAAGATAA
- a CDS encoding DsrE family protein has translation MIDKLLIVWSSGEKEVAKKLVLLYGSVMLPRGYWDEATIMIWGPSAKLLAEDKELQEQLSLVKQSGVKFNACVACTDDYGVSEQLKELGIELIHTGEMLTHALKSDNTKVITF, from the coding sequence ATGATTGACAAACTACTAATTGTCTGGTCGAGTGGCGAAAAAGAAGTAGCAAAAAAACTTGTCTTACTTTATGGTTCTGTTATGCTTCCTCGCGGTTATTGGGATGAGGCTACCATTATGATTTGGGGACCATCTGCTAAACTTTTAGCAGAAGATAAAGAGCTTCAAGAGCAGCTCAGCCTAGTTAAACAAAGCGGAGTAAAGTTCAATGCCTGTGTTGCGTGTACAGATGACTATGGAGTGTCTGAGCAATTAAAAGAGCTTGGTATAGAACTTATTCATACTGGTGAAATGCTAACTCATGCACTAAAAAGTGATAACACAAAGGTTATTACTTTTTAA
- a CDS encoding NAD(P)/FAD-dependent oxidoreductase encodes MARLVVLGGGVSGHTAATFAAKWLGSAHEVVVVTPNSKWNWIPSNIWVGVGQMTKEDVTFDLAPVYAKAGIIYHQAKALGIHPEGNETSDKPYVVVESTVAGEEGKTENIEYDYLINATGPKLNFAATPGLGDANGMGEHTVSVCTADHAVHAADELQKSIEKMKNGERQKFLIGTGHGMCTCQGAAFEYIFNIEHELSKAGVRDMADMKWISNESFLGDFGMGGLHMKVGGYAVSSKLFAESLFAERNVDWMIGAHVSKVESGSIDYELLDGSTGKESFDFAMLIPPFAGVGLKAIAKDGSDITATIFAPNGFMKVDANYAAGAYENWKASDWPKTYQNPTYGNLFACGIAFAPPHIISKPMSSPNGTPINPTPPRTGMPSGIIGKAVAHSICDLITKGENAHLHEASMADMGAACVASAGKGIFDGTAAAMTVYPVVPDFEKYPGTGRDTDYTFGEIGLAGHWIKHILHHLFIWKAKLKPGWTLIPE; translated from the coding sequence ATGGCAAGATTAGTTGTTCTTGGTGGAGGGGTTTCAGGTCATACTGCAGCTACTTTCGCGGCAAAATGGTTAGGCTCGGCTCATGAAGTTGTTGTTGTTACTCCAAATTCAAAATGGAATTGGATTCCATCAAATATTTGGGTTGGTGTTGGTCAAATGACTAAAGAGGATGTGACTTTTGATTTAGCTCCTGTATATGCTAAAGCTGGTATTATTTACCATCAAGCAAAAGCACTTGGTATTCATCCAGAAGGTAATGAGACAAGTGACAAACCTTATGTTGTTGTTGAGTCTACTGTAGCTGGCGAAGAGGGTAAGACAGAGAATATAGAGTATGATTATTTAATCAACGCTACGGGTCCAAAACTTAACTTTGCTGCTACTCCAGGTCTTGGTGATGCTAACGGAATGGGAGAACATACTGTTTCAGTATGTACAGCAGACCATGCAGTTCATGCAGCAGATGAATTACAAAAATCTATTGAAAAAATGAAAAATGGTGAGCGTCAGAAATTCTTAATCGGTACTGGTCATGGTATGTGTACATGTCAAGGTGCTGCATTTGAATATATCTTCAACATTGAGCATGAATTAAGTAAAGCTGGTGTTCGTGATATGGCTGATATGAAATGGATCTCAAACGAATCATTCTTAGGTGATTTTGGTATGGGTGGACTTCATATGAAAGTTGGCGGGTACGCAGTTAGTTCAAAACTATTTGCTGAGTCTCTTTTTGCTGAGAGAAATGTTGACTGGATGATTGGTGCTCACGTATCTAAAGTTGAGTCTGGTTCAATTGACTATGAACTACTAGATGGTTCAACTGGTAAAGAGTCTTTTGATTTCGCAATGTTAATCCCACCATTCGCTGGTGTTGGTCTTAAAGCTATTGCTAAAGACGGTTCAGATATCACAGCTACAATTTTTGCTCCAAATGGTTTTATGAAAGTTGATGCAAATTATGCAGCTGGCGCTTATGAAAACTGGAAAGCATCTGACTGGCCTAAAACTTATCAAAATCCAACTTATGGAAATTTATTTGCTTGTGGTATAGCATTTGCACCACCACACATTATTTCTAAGCCAATGAGTTCACCAAACGGAACTCCAATTAATCCAACTCCTCCTAGAACGGGTATGCCTTCAGGTATTATCGGGAAAGCTGTTGCACATTCAATTTGTGACCTGATAACTAAAGGGGAGAATGCTCATCTTCATGAAGCTTCTATGGCTGATATGGGTGCTGCTTGTGTTGCATCTGCTGGTAAAGGTATTTTCGATGGAACTGCTGCGGCAATGACAGTTTATCCTGTTGTTCCAGATTTTGAAAAATATCCAGGTACAGGTCGTGATACAGACTATACTTTTGGTGAGATCGGTCTTGCAGGTCACTGGATTAAACATATCCTTCATCACTTATTTATTTGGAAAGCCAAGCTTAAGCCGGGCTGGACATTGATCCCAGAATAG